The Camelus bactrianus isolate YW-2024 breed Bactrian camel chromosome 11, ASM4877302v1, whole genome shotgun sequence genomic interval TTGGCCAAGATTTCAGTACATAATGTGACATCACTAACTACAGGCACCACGCCCTGCAGGTCTCTAGGACTGATGCACCCTGCGCAACTGAAACTCTGTGTGTTTGACCACCACCTTCCTgttcccccctccccaggcctggcaaccacccttctactcCTGTCTATGACTATTCTGATTCCTCATGTAAGTGATATTCTGGagaatttgtccttctgtgtctggcttactccacttagcaTAACGTCCCCCAGGTTCATTCACAGTGTTGCAAATGCTAGGAcatctttttaaggctgaataatattccattttgtgtatataccACCTTTTCTCTATCCATTGATCAGCCAATGCACGTTTAGGCAGCTTCCACGTTCCGGATGTTGTGAGCAATGCTGCAGCGAGCAGGGAGCGCAGGTATCTCTTTGACACCCTGATTTCACTTCCTGAAGTGCATCcacagaagtggggttgctgggtcacatggtagctCTGTTGCTAATTTTCTGTCTGactttggtgtcagggtgatgctggcttcatacaatgagtttggaagtgctctttcttccattcttttggaagagtttaagaaagaTTGgtattaaatctttttaaaatgtttggtagaattgccTGGTAAAAGTATCTGGTTCTGAGATTTTTTCTGTTGGAAGCTGTTCTGTTACtgaatacatgtttttatttattattggtctgttcaaacTTTCAGTTTATTCTTGATTCCGTCTTGGTCGCTTGTatgcttctaggaatttatccacttcttctaggttgtccaatttattggcaTTTTATTGTCCATAATAGTttctaatacttaaaaaataaaaactcctgTAGCATTTGTTGTAATgccttctctttcatttattatttatttatttgagttttctgttttcctatcttctaattttatttatttatgctctgacctttattatttcattccttctgctaagtttgttctttttcttcttccctgggGTGAAAATTTACAGTATTTGAGATTCTCTTTTGTGGCGTAGGTGTTTGCTGATATTTCTTGGtactgcttttgctacatctTATAAGGTTGTcgcattttcatttccatttgtctgAAATTACTTTCTAATTACTCTGTAAGTTTCTGCTTTGATCCAATGTCACCCAACGGTGTGTTGTTTAtcgggaagggtacagctcagcggtagagcacgtgcttcgCATGCTCCAGGCCCCGgcttcaatctccagcacctccatttaaaaaataaataaacaaataaataaacttaattacctcccccacaaaagctttaaaaaaaaaaaggaattaaaaaacagtgtgttatttaatttccatgtgtttgtgaatttccccattttccttctgttaatgGTTTGTAATATCGTTCCATGTGGTCAGAAGAGATATCTGGGacgatttcaattttcttaaatgcGTCAAGACTTGTTCTGTGGTCTCTAATgtgatttatcctggagaatCCTTGTGTGCTTGAGGAGCAAGTgctttctgctgctgttggatgtTTGATAATTCTCTGTCTGGTCCACTGGTTTGCAGTGGTGTTCACCTCCGCTGTTTCCTTACTGATGTTTTGTCCGGCTCGTCTGCTCATTATTGAAAGTGGAGTATTCAAGTGTCCTGCTGTTACTGTGTGACTATCTATTTCTCCCTTTGGATCTGTAGATGTCTGCTTTATGTATTTGGGAGCTCTGATGCTGGGTGCATACAAGTATctttttatacaaaaatattatatacaatttttaaaggttattttccatttacagttactcAAAAATATCGGCCATGTTCCCCGTGTTGTATAATACACCCCTGAGCCTGTCTTACAACCAGCAGTTTGTACCCCCTGTCCTCCCACACCAACATTATGCCTCCCTCCCATtcatttgttctctatatctgtgagtctactttttaaaattatattcactagtttgtttcatttatttagatgccatatataagtgatatcatacagcatttgtctttctctgtctgacttatttcagttggTATAAAGCCCTCCAAATCCAtctacgttgctgcaaatggcaaaatttcagtatattttatggctgagtagtatcccttTGTGTGTGTGGATATAGATATTTATGTGggtgtgtattttatatagatagaaacacacatacatatacatatacacaccacatcttcttcatccgttcatctgttgatggactcttAGGTTGCTTCAGTATCTTGACAATTATacataatactgctgtgaacactgggatgcgTATATTTTTTCAAAGTAGTTGTTCTGTTCTgtcagatatatacccaagaatggaatgggtgcatatatatttataattgtaatATCTTCCTGTTGAATACACCTTTCAATTTTTATACAATGATTGTCTTTATctcatgttatttttgtttttcaacttAAAGACTATACTGTCTCCTAGAAGCATAGTCAGCCCTGCCCTCTTTTGGTTCCCACTTGCATGGGACCCTTTTCTATCCATTCACTTTCAGCCTTTGGATGTTCTTAAAGATAGGGCGAGTCTCTGACGCACAGCACACTGCGGTAGCTTGtgttttatccattcagccactcctTTGCTTTTGACTAGCGGGTGTGATCCATTTGAAGCTAAAATAACTGTTAGTTGGTTGTTGTAGTTATACTTACTCTTAAGCTTCTGTCTGTTCAGTTCTCGGTCAGGGCTAGCAGTGACTTGGGCACAACCATAAGAGCACCGTGCTCTCTGTATTTGTCTATATATTTACTTTACCAGTGAAATTTgtatttccttgtgcttttgtgtTGGTGCTCACACTTTTGTCCCTTTGTTTCAACCTGACAAACCCCGTTTATACTTCTTGTACGGCAGGTCTAGTGATAACAATCTCCCTCAATCTTTGTCTGTCTGGGAACGTGTCTCTCTCCTTCATTGCACAGGACAGTCTTACCAGGTGTAGAATTCTTGGTTGGCAGCTTTTTCTGTCAGCatttgaatatatcatcccactCTCTCCTGGCCTTCAAGGAGTCTGCTAAAAATTCTGCTGACAGTCTTAACGGAGTTCCACTGTATGTGATGAGTCCGTTTTCTTTTGCTGTTCTCAGATTTCTCTTTTTACACTTTTGACAGTTTCATTTTAAGGTGTCTCAGGGTAGAGCTCTTTTACATTCaaactatttggggtcttttgggATCTATAAATCTAGAAGTAATTTTCCTTCCCCCGAGTTGGGGAAcatttagccattatttccttaaataagttttcttctcctttctcttcttcttctggaGCTCCCACTCCCTACTGTATGTCCTGCCTGTGTCCTGTAAGTCCTGCAGGCTCTGTTCACTCTTGTTCGTTCCTTTTTACCTTTGCTCCTCTGAGCGGAGCAGTTCAGATTACCTATCTTCAAGTCTACTGATTCTTGTGCTTTGTCAAGTCTGCGGTTGAAGCACTCTATTGAATGTTTCGGTGCAGTCGTTGTATTCTTTGCTCCagaatttgtgtttgttttttcttttttctgatttctgcCTCTTTGTTGAACTTCACGTTGTgaacatatatttcttttatgatttttgtcTAGTTGTCTATCTCCATTCTTTTCCAGCTCCATGAGCTTCTTTAAGATGATTACTTTGAAATGTTTGTCAGGCAATTCATCGCGCTCCATTTCTTTGGGCGCAGATACCggaactttgttttgtttctttggttatACCGTGTTTCCCTGATTCTGTGTGCTCCTTTTAGCCTGGGTTGAAATGTACACACAATTGAAGAACTAACCACCCCTTTCAGCCTTGGTGCACTGCCTTCTGAAGGGAAAGACCTTCAACAGACACTCAGCTAGAAATTCTGGGAGTCAATCAAACTTCCTCTATAGATAAACCCACTCTACTTCTCTCACTCCCTCCTTGGGGAGCTAGACTTAGGACTGGGCGCCTTCTCCTAATCCTAAGGAGCTGTTTAAGGTGTTGAGGACTGATTGCTCCTTTTCCCAAGGGCAGTGCCTTGCTATGCCAGGGCATTAGGGGCAAgcaccccttccctccctccctttggaATGGTATGTCTTAGAATGTTGTGACTTTTTCCCATCTGACAGAGTGCCAAGAGTCACCTACCCCTTTCCACAGGGCAGTACACTGAGGTGCCAAGACAATAGGTTCAACCCCACTTCTGTCCTTCCCTTCTGAAGGAGCAGTCTCAGGGTTATGCACCTTCTTACAATCCTGCAGGGTCAAGTTGCTTGCTGAGAACTTTGCTGGCTGCTGAGGCTTGTGTGACATCTCTGGGAGTGTGTGGGGCACCATCTGTGGGAAATTGTGGCTCTGGGGCTGAGTAAGCCAGTTTCTATGAGCCTAAAcccttttctttgttcttcacTGCTCCCAGACAACACAGTCGTACTGATTTCATCAGTGTTCTGTGTGCATCAAGATAAGCAAATTTTAGACATTGTCCCAAAAGGCTGGGGAGCCAGACCCTCACCTGCTCTCTCTTTATTCTGCAGGAGAAGTCATAGGCTGGGGATCTCTCTTGGCGCTGAGTTTTGTCAGCCTGGGGGAAGCCATGATGCAAGTAAAGGGACACTGCCCCTTCTATCCTTTCTGTGTGGCTCATCTTGGATTTTGTGGTCCACTGGGGGCTGGAACCTCCCAGCTGGACTCCAGAGATCTCACAAAGCTACTTTGTGTCTGTAGATGTTTGTCAAATTATTGTTTCTATGGGAGAATGAGAACTGGGACATCCTACTCTGCTGTCCTACTGATATCACTTACCCTTCCTATGCAAACTTATAACACTCTGCCCTTAGAGCAAAAGCCAAACTTCACTCACAGCCTACATGGCCTGAGGGGTCTGCCCCACTCACGTCTCCAGGCCCTTCAGCTCCCACCTTCTCTCTGGCTTATCCTGCTCCTGCCACACGTTCTCCATTCTTTCCCTCACACAGCCAAGCTCCTCAACCCCAGCGTCTTGGCCATTTCTGTTCCCTTTGCCTTGCAACATCTTTCCTGGGCTGTCCTCTTTGCTGGCTCCCTTGCACCTGCTGGATTTCACTTTAAGTGCTAGCTGCTAGGATAGGCTCTCCCTGTTCCCCCATGTAAGTAATGGCCCCCAGACTCACCTGTGATTCTCTACCACATTAACCCGTTCTTCCTTCTGTACACTTGTCACAATCTGAGATCTTCTCACTGGCTCACttgcttattgtctgtcttcccccACAGAATGTCAGTGGCAAGAGGAGGGCAAACATTGTCTGCCCTGTTGATCGGTATATTTCCTGCCCATACCCTGTAGATTTCTTTCAAAAGAGTATTTCAAACGGTAACATAACAGTCAAAAGTCAATGCCACACTTGTCCTCACTGTTTCCTATTTGTGGATATGCCATTGTTTCAGATTACAaacaatactgcaatgaacatctcCACACACAACATTCCTTGTCCTTGCCTCTGGAGCTTTTGTTCAGTTACAGTCgcagaaatagaaatattggCCCCATCAAAGAGCATGAGAATATTTAAGGCTCCTTCATACACACGGCCACACTGCACTCCAGAAAGTCTGACTGAACTCCTAAGTCCCACCACTCCTGATTGTGAGAGCTAAGAGCCAAGAGATGATTCTAGGTTTTGACTGAAATAaacgcacagcctaaaagttgagagttatgttttatttggtggagatttctgaggactcaaacccctTCATGCCTGGAATGACAGCCTTCCAGATAGCTCCGAGGGACTGTTCCCAAGAggtaagggagaagccagggtaTATAgcagttttacaacaaagatgaggtagttggaacattaaaagattacttgttaactgaagaaaagcagacacctcaagttaaagaatttagcacttttctatggatgagaaggagcaaatgtttggGCTCATTGGAATCATCCCTTTGACAAGAACCTAGCTGTCAAATCTGGGTTCTTGACAGATTCTGTCAAATCTGGGTTCTTGACAGAATCtgagtatcctgtcctttcttattcttattcccctcagagtgcacactgtgagtggctgcagaggctgggctgcaggcttgccTTCAGTgaggggtggcagcagctgctgatgacttgacgGTTTCAGCAATGTTTGTTTACTAatacggtttgcagtatttttcattcacagcgCTCTCCCTTGGTTTTAACTTGGACCAGTATTTTGGGAAACATTTCAtaaccaattttgtcccatggtgctaggaaggCTCATTCCTAGATCAGGTGAAGATTCTTTTGACATGCCCTCAAAGTGCTAGTTTTTGGACCAGGGCCTGCTGATAGTCAGAAATTCTCTGGATTGCATGTCTTACTAATCCATTATGATCAGGAAATGTTTTCCCCTCATTGCTTAtccccatacctagaatcacattATTACAGTTATTTTAAGCAGGGTTATAAtgtgatctatttttttttcaagatgttTAGTCATCTTGTCAGAGGCCTAGCTACACAGTGGGAAATGTAAGAAGCACCGATCTTATACATAATAAGTATGCAATACAATATAGAATAAGTAATATAGTTAGTAACATTAATAAAGTCATAAAACATAGCAatttagaaacaaagaacaaattaaCCGAcaaaataaggccatttgcagcaacatggatgctcctgaagaatgtcattctaagtgaagtaagccagaaagaggaagaaaaataccatatgagatcgctcatatgtggaataaaaaaaaaaacaacaaacaaagcataaatacaaaacagaaatagactcacagacatagaatacaaacttgtggctgccaagagGACAGAGGGTAGGAAGgcatagacgggatttcaaaattgtagaacagataaacaagactatactgtgtagcacagggaaatatacacaagatcttatggtacctcacagagaaaacaatgtgagaatgaatatatatatgttgatttataagtgaaaaatagtgctctacactggaatttgacacgacattgtaaaatgattataaatcaataaaaaatgtttaaaaaatggtgAACAAACGAAAAAGAATACATCATGTTGTACAGGGTGTAAACAATAAAGGTGGAAATAACATTCAAAATATCAATGGGAATTTGTTTGAGAGAATAAAATTGAGGGCCTGTACAGGGAAGCTCCCATatagaagaaaggggaaaggaaaacatCGTTAGATTTTTAGACATCAGTTATTCTCCTCCTAAGCTCTGTGGAGATTCTAATTTGGAAGCCTGCATCTCACACTGTTGGAGGCGAAAATCGGCACAATGTGTTAGATCCACCAGGGACGAGCAGGCCTGTGAGAAAGGGAAGGATACTGACCAACAGGAAGAAAGCAAGGAGTAAACAGACTACCGTGAAGGTACGTCCTTGGTGACTTTCAGCTTAAATGCTGGGGTTACGtttgtaaaatgaaaggaaaatattccTAGTTTGGAGGACAGTAAGTTACCTTCTCCTGGTCATGATGTGGcacaaaaaagtacaaaatttgcTTAACTATGAGAAGTATTTGGACTCTCACTTTGGGCACCAACAGACAGGTCCTTGTGTCTTCAACTGAGAAGGGACCAGCGCGTGCACAGGAGGAACCCACCACACTCcaggaaagaaacacagaaaatgctTAGAGGGAACAAGCCTGGGGCCATAGGCAGTCAGGAACAGAGTCTGTCCTGAACAGTTGGAGTAAGGAAAATCAAATCTTGTCATTTAGGGGCAACAGATGGTGGACACTGAAGGGTTTTACAGAGCATTGGGGAAGCATTAATTTACATTACATACTGGCCCAGTCACCTCCCATTTCCATGCCAGCACTCACAGACACAGCCTTCCCACTTTTCCAGTTCAGCCCTGGCTGAGTTAATATCCAGACCCCACCCACTGCCACACCTGTTGACTGTTACCTAACTATGGTAGGAGACCCACCCAGGGGTAAGTGCTGGCAGGCCCAGGCGGGCTTTGTTCATTGTCAGTGTCCCCTTGACCGGAGGTGGCCACAACAGATGGGTCAGACCTGGCTTCTCTGGGATCCTCTTTTCACCTGTTCTCATTGACAGATGTCCCTCAACAGGGGCACAAAGCTGGCAGAGAGCCAGGTCACTCGGAGGACAGCCCTCTTGCTGCTTGGATTCTGGGCCATGCTGGCTCCAGTCCAGTGTTCTCAAGGCCATCCCTCATGGCGCTACATCTCCTCGGAGGTGGTGATACCCAGGAAGGAGCTCCACCACGGCAAGGGCGTTCAGATGCCAGGATGGCTCTCCTACAGCCTGTACTTCGGGGGCCAGAGGCACGTTATGCACATGAAGAGCAAGAACATCTTTTGGCCTGgacagctgctgctgctgactcAGGACGAGCAAGGCGCCTTGCAGATGGACTTCCCCTTCATCCCTTCAGACTGTTACCACCTCGGCTACGTGGAGGGGATTCCTTTCTCCATGGTCACTGTGGACACGTGCTATGGGGGTCTTGAAGGTATTATGAAGCTGGATGACCTTGCCTATGAAATAAAACCCCTCAGGTATTCTAAAACATTTGAACATGTGGTTTCTCAGATAGTGGCAGACGCCGATACAATGGGACCTGTGCATAGCCTGAAAGACAGGCAGAATGGGGACCCCCTGTTCCCTGAAGCTGGTATCAGTGAAGCCCGCCACCATTATTTGAATTCTAGGTACTTTGCCCCGCATATAGGAGTTATCAGAGGATTTGCTCAATTTTCCAATACAATGTATCGTGTATTCCAAAATGTAACACGGTGTGTAAACTACATGTTACATATGGCTAACTTAATGGACTCCATGTATGCAGGTCTTAACATAAGGTACTTTGTCACTGCAGTCCTAGTATATAATGTGAGAGATCCAACAACTATGAATGATTATCGTGTGTATGAAAGCCCATATGCTGTGTATCACAGAACTAACCTTAGACCAACTGTCAGACCCGTTTCATCCTTCATAGTGATTAAACATGGACCCGCGTCCTTTGACCCACCACTGTATCGTACATGCAATATGCATGACATACTCTTTGTTGGTTACCTAGGCAGACATCACTTAATGGTAAGTATCTTAGCAGCCCGGTACACTGGGAGAAGTTTTGGTCTGTATTTTGATTCTGAAGATTGCACTTGCATGAGAAGGACCGTCTGCATTATGTCACCCTACGCTGCTTTGACAGACGCCTTCAGTGACTGCTCCATCATACACTGGCGGAACATAGTGAAAACTCAAGGCCATTGTATATTTGACACGGTTTGGAAGACATTTAATGCAAGCCTGATAAATGTACGTTGTGGAAACTCTGTAGTGGAGGGTTCAGAGAGATGTGACTGTGGCTCCTTAAAGCAGTGTTATAGCAACACATGCTGTAACACTGACTGTTCCCTTAAGAGAGGATCTGTTTGTGATAAAGAAATGTGCTGTACAAACTGTACGTACGCTACGCCTGGAACGCTGTGCAGACCAATCCAAAATATATGTGACCTCCCCGAGTACTGCCCTGGGGGTACTTACCTATGCCCCCAGAACTTTTATCTGCAAGATGGAACCCCCTGTACCGAGGAGGGCTACTGCTATCATGGAAACTGCACTGACCGCACCATGCACTGCCAAGAGATCTTTGGAAGACACGCTGTGAATGCCGACGACAGCTGCTATACAATAAATACAAAGGCCACTCGATTTGGACACTGTTCAAGAAGAGCTCCTCTAATGACTTTTAACCCTTGTCAGAATGCAGACATAAAGTGTGGAAGGCTGCAGTGCGGCAACGTCACACACCTTCCCCGGCTGCCAGACCACGCCTCGTTCCATCAGTCAAAGATCTCACAGGTGTGGTGCTGGGGATTAGACACACACATAGCAACAGGGATAAATGATGTTGGTCATGTGAGAAACGGTACCCCCTGTGCCCCTGGAAAGTTCTGTGAGAATAACTTCTGCAATGCTTCTATAGCTGCGATAACATATGACTGTAACCCTGAGAAATGCAGTTTTAGAGGAATTTGCAACAACAGAAGGAATTGCCATTGCCATGTAGGCTGGGACCCTCCATATTGTGCAGATAAAGGTGCTGGAGGGAGCCAAGACAGCGGATCCCCACCAAGAATGATGCGGTCAGTAAAACAAAGCCAAGAATCAGTGGTATATTTGAGAGTGGTCTTCGGTCGCATCTATGCCTTCATAGCTGCTCTCCTCTTGGGCGTAGCCACAAATGTAAAAGTTATCAAGACCTCCACAGTTCATGAAGCGACAACAGGtgcaaaataaattataaaccaGCCTGCCAACCCCTGTACAGCCAGAGGCAATATAGAAGTAAGATCTCTGATAAAATCTGTAATGGGATGGCAAAGATGATTTTCACATTCCAGAACCCTCCAAGAGACACTGGAGGACTTCCACACATCAGGGGTGGTGAGGAGGCATTGACGTTCTCACCTCAGGACTCTTTGATAGGTCGCTGATCACCCCTGTGAAATAAATCTTGAAAAATCATCTGTTTCTGTCCTCTGATATTTCATAAACTCTCAGAGGGAGTATCAAGCCTGAGACTTTGGCCAGCAGAGGAGATGGGGGTCGGCAGCTGGGTCCTGACCTGAGTTTGCCGCTCCCACTATTAACAAAAGTTGCCATGGGCGGCTTTAGGCACAGACTCATGACATGTCTCTAAATTAGTGCTCCTGAACACTGGGGTTTTCCTCTTCCTCTAGGTGATCTCTCCTTCTCTAAACCCAGAATGGGTCCAGGGAAATAGAGGGAGGGCTGCTCCCAAGCAGCTTCGTCTGTCCCCTTCCggtgggctgtgggctgtgggctgtggggtgAGAGAGATGTGGGCTCAACTCGCATCTAGTGTAAACTAGGACACCCGGGAGACCTAATTTCCCAAAGTGGGGCACTGGGATCAGGAGGTGGAATGTTGCGTTCGACGAAATTCCATCAGAAAACTAAGTAGATGTGCTTATCGAGGACTCCAGCATCCAGGGGAACTCTGTGAATGTGACTTTCTCCCTCCCCGCACCTACATTTCAACGCACTTTCAGTGAACTTGAACTGAGGAATTAGTGGTGAGTAACAGACAGCAGTCTTCAGCTCACCCTGCCGGGGTGCAAAACCAGTCTCCTTCTGTATCCAAACAACGTTGAGTGAACTATTATTTTACAATGTGAAGCAAAATTAGTACAATAAAATGTGTAAGTAGTAAGaaagcatttttattataaattaacctttaaaattatGTAGACCATTCCCCATGCCATACAGGTACGTAGCAGGGAATTCAAAGGACAGAAACTCCCAGCAAACTAAGAACGTAGCACTTCCCGCATTATCCACAGAAACTCCCTTTTGGTCTGTTGTAACATTTGTTTTCAGGGTTTCCTTAAATGTGTACACTTAAAGCGGTCCTGCCTCTATGGACGCTGTTTTGAAACCCTAACCTCTTGTCTCCAAATTCATCGTACTGTCctattgttagagcaggcaggtagctagataggagcagagaagtggggagatgtgcaaatggcagaaaaccacACATCTTGTAAACCGTGGGGGTCCtgggacagaccaagaaaaataGGATCCTCTGGacagattgaaaaataaaatgccttcTGGGTTGATAAGcgtcctggaggcagaagggtgggacaggacaggaatccCCGCCATCCGATTGTAACCTTTCGATCATTAGGATTTCCATACAAGTGTAACTTTTTGTTTATGATACCCCCATCCAAGTGTAACATTTTGTTCACTATGACCTCATCCAACTTGCCAGTCAAGGCGAATAAGGAGgaaaactgcctcctccccacctgggaaggtGGAGCCGGGATGCAGGTCAGGAAGGATGGCCCCAAACCCCTCCCCACTGAGGAATATTCTTCCCGTTCCTTTTCACACTCATATACTGACCTTGCCAAGGAAACTCAGAGCAGCCACCCACCTGGGTCTGCCTGCTCTTTCCTCGACAGTGTGCCATCTGTCCTtgaatccttgctttgctttcttaaccCTGTGTCTTGTCTTGAATTCTTCCTGCAGCAAGACAAGAACCTCTCAACCCCCAACACTATCTTTGAACTGCCTACCAACTTCCAGCTTTCAGTCTGCATTTAAGGTACTCCAGTCCATTTGTTCGAGCAGCCGGATAGCTCGAtgtaagcagagaaaggggaacgtGTACCAAATGGCAGGAATCCTTACGTTTTGTGAACAACGGGCGTCCTGCGACAAACAAAGAAAAGTAGGAGCTTCCGGACTGATAAAATACCACACGCTTCGGGTTGACAAATcccctggaggcagacaaagaaaggtgggagaaGGCTGGAACTGTGTGCATCTGAATGTAACGTTTTGCTCATTATGCTCTTGCTACAATAAAACTGGCCCTGCAGatgagaagtacccatcatgcactgatatCATGACATTGCAGTCAAGACTAAAGAAGGACAAAAATTCCTCCTGCCTTGGGAGGGTGGAGCTGGAATGAAAATCAAGAACTACAACCACAACCTCTCCC includes:
- the LOC105075133 gene encoding disintegrin and metalloproteinase domain-containing protein 21-like — encoded protein: MSAFAFSLLETSPQPVRKPSSHTEAEARPPAQLSPGRRPLRARRALRSRAAESSRRPGLPGPGHPAGGNEECLNPCAEGRMVSQQQFSDKVSPAPSAGLSKAQASTDRSLNFLLGGQGMTGTMSLKNVEGDMVDTCPGELISKAASPSTCLKVYCEAMSLNRGTKLAESQVTRRTALLLLGFWAMLAPVQCSQGHPSWRYISSEVVIPRKELHHGKGVQMPGWLSYSLYFGGQRHVMHMKSKNIFWPGQLLLLTQDEQGALQMDFPFIPSDCYHLGYVEGIPFSMVTVDTCYGGLEVIKHGPASFDPPLYRTCNMHDILFVGYLGRHHLMVSILAARYTGRSFGLYFDSEDCTCMRRTVCIMSPYAALTDAFSDCSIIHWRNIVKTQGHCIFDTVWKTFNASLINVRCGNSVVEGSERCDCGSLKQCYSNTCCNTDCSLKRGSVCDKEMCCTNCTYATPGTLCRPIQNICDLPEYCPGGTYLCPQNFYLQDGTPCTEEGYCYHGNCTDRTMHCQEIFGRHAVNADDSCYTINTKATRFGHCSRRAPLMTFNPCQNADIKCGRLQCGNVTHLPRLPDHASFHQSKISQVWCWGLDTHIATGINDVGHVRNGTPCAPGKFCENNFCNASIAAITYDCNPEKCSFRGICNNRRNCHCHVGWDPPYCADKGAGGSQDSGSPPRMMRSVKQSQESVVYLRVVFGRIYAFIAALLLGVATNVKVIKTSTVHEATTGAK